Genomic DNA from Rhodoferax mekongensis:
GTAAGCGTGGTCGGGCTTGTCGCGGCGCAGGGTCCAGGGGATGTGTCCGCGCAGCACGAATTGTTCAAAACCGTTCATTAGCGTCGCGGTGGTCAGGCCGTACTTGAACCAGTTTTTAAAGTTGCGGTCTTTGTTCAGTTCGGTGTGCAGCCAGCTCTTATCAAACGCTTCGGGGTAAGCGATCAGCTCGTCGTGCTGGCGTCCGCCCACCACGGCGTCATAAGCCGCTTCTGCGGCCAGCATGCCGGTCTTGATGGCGGCGTGGCTGCCCTTGATACGACCAACGTTCAGATAGCCTGCATTGCAGCCGACCAGGCAGCCACCGGGGAATACCGTTTTGGGCAGGGCATTGATGCCGCTGGCGTTGATGGCGCGAGCGCCGTACGACAGGCGCTTGCCGGTGATCTCACCTTTGTCGTTCTCGAAGTAGTAACGCACATTCGGGTGGGTCTTCCAGCGCTGGAACTCTTCAAACGGGCTGAGATAGGGGTTGCTGTAGCCCAAGCCTGTGACAAAGCCCAGAGCGACCTTGTTGCCCTCGAGGTGGTACAGGAAAGCGCCACCGTAGGTGTCGGACTCCATGGGCCAGCCGGCGGTGTGCATCACAAAGCCGGGCTTGTGGCGGCTGGGGTCGATTTCCCACAACTCCTTGATGCCGATGCCGAAGCTTTGCGGGTCGCGACCCTCGTCAAGCTTGTATTTGGCGATGAGCTGTTTGCCCAAGTGGCCGCGGGCGCCTTCAGCAAACACGGTGTATTTGCCCAGCAGCTCCATACCAAGCTGGAAGCTTTCCATCGGCTCGCCGTCTTTGCCCACCCCCATGTTGCCGGTGGCCACACCCTTGACGGAGCCATCGTCGTTGTAAAGCACTTCAGCCGCAGTGAAGCCGGGGAAAATTTCCACGCCAAGACTCTCCGCTTGCTCTGCGAGCCATTTGGTGACAGCGCCCAGGCTGATGATGTAGTTGCCATCGTTGTGCGCGAAGGGCGGCAACACCATGTTGGGCACGCGAAAGCCGGACTTTTCGCTCAGGAAAATATAGGCGTCGTCAGTCACCGGTTGGTTCAGGGGGGCGCCCAAGGCCTTCCAGTCGGGAATCAGTTCGGTCAGCGCTTTGGGGTCCATGATCGCGCCGGACAAAATGTGTGCGCCGGGCTCAGAGCCTTTTTCGAGTACGACCACCGAAACATCGGTGCCTTTCTCGGCCGCCAGCTGTTTGAGGCGTATCGCTGTTGCCAGACCGCCGGGGCCTCCACCAACGACGACCACGTCGTATTCCATGGATTCACGGGGGCCGAATTGAGCCAGTATTTCCTGGTTTGTCATGGGGAGTCTCGCTTAATAATGGGTGGTCTTCTTGTCAGCGTTCGCGCGCTGGAGCGCACGCGACCGGCAGCAGATTTTATTCGCTGATTTTCAAAAAAAGAACGACCGTTCTTTTTTAATTTGTGGAGGCACTCTAAATGGCATACAGCATCGATCTTTCCGGGCGCATTGCTTTCATCACAGGTGCTTCCGGCGGGCTGGGGGCGCAGTTTGCCCGCACCTTGTCGGCAGCTGGCGCCGCCGTCGTGTTGGCCAGCCGCCGCATCGACAAGCTCAAGGACTTGCGCGCCGAAATTGAAGGGCAGGGCGGTGATGCCCATGTCATCGAATTGGATGTGACCGACCACGATTCGATCAAGTCGGCGGTAGCCCATGCCGAGACGGAGGTGGGCTCGATTGACATCCTTATCAACAACTCCGGGGTAAGCACTACGCAGCGCCTCCAGGACGTGAGTCCGGAAGACTACGACTTCATGTTTGACACCAATGTGAAAGGTGCCTTTTTTGTGGCCCAGGAAGTCGGCAAGCGGATGCTGGCCCGCGCAAAAGGTGCTGCACCCGGCAGCTACACCGGCGGACGCATCATCAATATCGCGTCCATGGCGGGACTGCGGGTGTTGCCCCAGATAGGGGTGTATTGCATGAGCAAAGCGGCGGTGATCCAGATGACCAAGGCCCAGGCGTTGGAGTGGGGCAAGTTCGGGATCAACGTCAACGCGCTGTGCCCGGGCTACATCGACACCGAGATCAACCACCACCATTGGCAGACTGAGGGCGGTCAGAAACTGGTGCAAATGCTGCCGCGCAAGCGCATCGGCCACCCGACCGACTTGGACGCCATGTTGGTGACTCTGTGCTCTGACCAGAGCCACTTTATCAATGGAGCGGTGATTGCGGCGGATGATGGATTTGGAATTTGAGTTCCGCCGGAGGATAAAGAGTCGTTTGCCAGTCATGGTGGCTGTTTGCTAGCCGGGGTGATTGCCGGTCTGGCGGCCGGTGCCCTGTGGGGCTTGGTGTTTGTGGCGCCTGCGATGGCACCGGGTTTGTCACCGGTAGATCTCACAGCCGGACGCTTTGTAGTTTTCGGTCTCACATCGCTGTGCATGATCGGCTTTGGCCGGTTGAATGGAAGTTCACGTCTGCCTAGCCTGAAGCAAGCGGGGACTGCACTGCTACTGAGCGTATTGGGCTTCTCCGGTTATTACCTGCTGCTGGTCTACGCCATCCGGGATGCTGGTGTGGAAGTGCCCACCATGATCATCGGGACCATTCCCGTGTGGGTGATGTTGCTCGGTAAGCCTGTGGGGTTGCGCTGGCGCAGCCTGATTCCGGGCTTGCTACTCACACTGGCAGGTGTCACCACAATGATGGCGGCTGAAAGCAGTGGCAGCGACATTCAAATGCACGGTTGGATATTCTGGCGCGGGGTGCTTTATGGCTTGTCGGCCATGGTCTTGTGGGTGGCCTTCGCGATCATCAATTCGGCTTGGCTCAAACAGCACACCAATGTGAACTTGAGGGACTGGACAAGTTGGATGGGCATCAACGCTGGCTTGGCGGCGTGGTTGCTGTGGGTGGCCTTGGGAACACCTGCTGAAGACCTGCTGGCGCACGCAGATGTTGCGCGGGCAGCTATGGTTTGTATAGCAACGGGCATCGGTTCAGCATGGATCGCGGCCGTGCTGTGGAATTTTGCCAGCCGGCGATTGAGTGCCAGTTTGTGCGGGCAACTTATCGTCTCTGAAACTTTGTTCGCACTCGTCTATGCGTTTCTGGTGCACGGAGACTGGCCCTCCGCCTTGCAATGGCTGGCCAGTGCGATTTTCATCTTGGGGATGGTGTCTTCGATCCGGGCGCACCGATAAGGGTTGCACGCCCGGAGCGAGAAGTCTTCTTCTACACAGGAACCCGACTTACTTCGGTGCCAGGCGAATGGCTCCGTCCAATCGAATCACTTCGCCATTGAGCATATCGTTCTCAAAAATGTGGATCGCAAGTTTGGCGTAGTCCTGCGGAGTGCCCAGGCGTGAAGGGAATGGAACGCCAGCAGCCAATGAATCCTGCACTTCCTGAGGCATGCTGAACAGCATGGGAGTACCAAAGATGCCGGGGGCGATGGTCATGTTGCGGATGCCGTTACGTGCCAGGTCGCGTGCAATGGGAAGGGTCATGCCCACCACACCACCTTTGGACGCACTGTAGGCGGCTTGGCCGATTTGCCCATCGTAGGCTGCAACTGATGCTGTGGAGATCATGACGCCGCGCTCACCTGTGGATTCGGGGTCGTTTTTGCTCATGGCGTCTGCAGCCAGGCGGATCATGTTGAAGCTGCCGATCAGGTTCACGGTGATGGTTTTGCTGAATGAGGCGAGGGCATGTGCGCCGTTTTTCCCCACCGTCTTTTCGGCCGGTGCAATGCCGGCGCAATTCACCAAGCCCATGAGCTTGCCCAGTGACAGGGCCTTGGCAACCACGGCCTGACCATCGGCTTCATTGCTGACATCGCACTTCACGAAGGCGCCGCCCAATTCGTTGGCGATCGCCTCACCTTTCTCGACTTGCATGTCCGCGATGACAACCTTGCCACCTTTGGAGGTGAGCATGCGTGCGGTGCCTTCGCCCAAGCCGGACGCGCCACCGGTCACGATGAAGACTTTTCCTGCGATATCCATGAGGTACTCCTTGTAGAACTGAAAGTGTTTGACGTTTACGTAAACGTCAATTATGGCCTAGCGGGATTGCTGGTTTTTTGGAACTTTCTGAAGTGGTTTGTCTGGAAGGCGATTTTTATGCTGCTATACTTCGGCCTCTCGGATAAATGTAGGCGCATAGCTCAGCTGGTTAGAGCACCACCTTGACATGGTGGGGGTCGTTGGTTCGAGTCCAATTGCGCCTACCAAATTTTTCCGAATGCTTCTTTTCACTAGGGTAATCCTAGGTCAGCATCAGCCGGTCCCTCTCTAGAATGTGCTGCAGTGCAACACTAACTTGGCTCTCACATTACGTGCTGAGTGATCGCAATGCAAAAAAACTCCACCAAAGATCCCAAATCATCCCAACGGGTAATCAAAAAGTACCCGAATCGTCGTCTTTACGACACTGATACCTCCACGTACATCACACTGGCTGAGATCAAGCAGTTGGTCATGGATAGCGAGGCTTTCATGGTCGTGGATGCCAAGACAGGTGATGATCTGACGCGAAGTATTCTGCTGCAAATCATCCTGGAGGAAGAGGCCAATGGTTCGCCCATGTTCACGACCCCAGTGCTATCCAGCATCATTCGTTTCTATGGGCATGCCATGCAAGGTTTTATGGGTGGGTATTTGGAAAAGAACATGCAGGCGCTCATGGAGATGCAAGCCCCCATGGTGCAGGGCGTCATGGGCAACAATATGTTCCAGCAGATGCAGGAACAAATGCAAAAACAAACCGAGCAATTCCTCGGCACATTCGGCCTCAAGCGCTAAACGCTAGGGCCGGTGTCTGGCAGGCGGGCTCCGGAACTTCGCTATATGACTGATATTTTGACCCCCACCCAGACAGCGCAAGCTGCCCCCAAAGTCGGTTTTGTGAGCCTGGGTTGCCCCAAGGCTTTGACCGACTCCGAACTCATCCTGACCCAGCTGAGCGCCGAGGGCTACCAAACATCCAAAACCTTCCAGGGCGCGGATTTGGTCATCGTCAACACCTGCGGATTTATTGACGATGCGGTCAAAGAAAGCCTGGACACCATCGGTGAGGCGTTGGCCGAAAACGGGCGCGTGATCGTGACGGGTTGCCTGGGTGCAAAGACCACCGATGGCGGGGAAAACATGGTTCGCCAGATGCACCCCAAAGTGCTTGCCGTCACCGGCCCGCATGCAACCCAAGAGGTGATGGATGCGGTGCACTTGAATCTGCCCAAGCCGCACGACCCATTTCTGGATTTGGTGCCGCAGTCTTTTGGTGTGGCAGGTGTCAAGCTCACGCCACGGCACTACGCATATTTGAAGATCAGCGAAGGGTGCAATCATCGCTGCACCTTCTGCATCATCCCCAGCATGCGCGGCGACTTGGTGTCCCGTCCCATTGGAGATGTACTGAGCGAAGCTCGGGCATTGTTTGAAGGCGGTGTGAAAGAGCTGTTAGTCATCAGTCAAGACACATCGGCTTACGGTGTGGATGTGAAGTACCGCACGGGTTTCTGGGACGGAAAGCCTGTCAAGACCCGCATGCTTGAGCTGGTCCAAGCCTTGGGTGATATTGCCGAGCCTTATGGTGCTTGGGTTCGTTTGCACTATGTATACCCCTATCCCAGCGTGGATGAGATTGTCCCCTTGATGGCAACAGGCCGTGTATTGCCTTACTTGGACGTTCCCTTGCAACACAGTCACCCTGATGTGTTGCGTCGCATGAAGCGGCCGGCCAGCGGTGAAAAGAACCTCGAGCGTTTGCAGCAGTGGCGTGAAGCGTGCCCGGAGTTGGTGGTGCGCAGCACGTTCATTGCGGGCTTTCCCGGCGAGACAGAAGAAGAATTTGAGCACTTGCTCGACTTTGTGCGTGAAGCCCAGATTGACCGCGCGGGCTGCTTTGCCTACAGCGCAGTGAATGGTGCAACTGCCAACGATTTGCCGGGCATGTTGCCCGTGGAAGTACGGGAGGAGCGCCGCGCCAGATTCATGCAGGTTGCAGAAGAAGTATCTGCGGCCCGGTTACAGCGCCGTGTCGGCTCTGTGATGCAAGTTCTGGTGGATTCCGCGCCGGCTTTGGGTCGCAAGGGCGGTGTCGGTCGCAGCTATGCGGATGCCCCTGAAATTGATGGCGTGGTGCGTCTGTTGCCACCCGAAAAAATCAGCAAGACACTCAAGGTGGGCGAATTCACCAGGGCCCGCATCGTGAGCGCGCAAGGTCACGATCTGGTCGCACTTCCCATCTGATTTTTTGCCACTGACACATGCATCAAATGGTCAGTGGCACGAATCACACAAGCAAAAAAAAGCCGCTGTTTTCACAGCGGCTTTTCATTAACTACATTACCATTGTTGGTGCCCAGAAGAGGACTCGAACCTCCACGATGTTACTCGCTAGTACCTGAAACTAGTGCGTCTACCAATTCCGCCATCTGGGCATCTCAGGAAAGAGAGAAGTATATCAAACATTTAGGCCAAAACAGCAGTTTGCTGGAAGAAGTTGAAGGAATTGTTCAGGGGCATCGTGATGGACACGGCTTCGTGTCCCGCGATGACGGTGCTCCCGACATTTACCTTCCCCCCAATGAAATGCGGGCGGTGCTGCACAAAGACCGCGTCAAGGTCCGCATCGTGCGAAGTGACCGCAAAGGTCGCCCCGAAGGACGGGTGGTGGAAATCACAGAGCGTTCCAAACAACCCATCATCGGCAGGCTGTTGCAGGAAAGCGGTGTCTGGCTGGTAGCGCCTGAAGACAAGCGTTATGGGCAAGACGTATTGATCCCGAAAGGCGCCACCAGCGTGGCCAAGCCGGGGCAAGTGGTGGTGGTGGAACTTATCGAACCTCCCGCCCTGTTTGGTCAGCCGGTGGGGCGCATCAAGGAAGTGCTTGGCGAGGTGGACGACCCCGGCATGGAAATTGAAATCGCGGTGCGCAAGTACAGCGTACCGCATGAATTTTCTGATGCATGCGTAGCGCTCGCGCGGACTCTGCCGGACAAGGTCCGACCCCAAGACAAGTTGCACAGGATTGACCTGACTGATATTCCTTTGGTCACCATCGACGGTGAAGATGCCCGCGACTTTGATGATGCGGTGTATTGCGAGCCCGCCAGCAAAGGGCGTGGCAAGACGGCTCTCAAAGGTTGGCGTTTGTTGGTGGCAATTGCGGACGTCAGTCACTATGTGGAGACAGGTAATGCCATTGATGTGGATGCCTATGACCGCGCGACCAGCGTGTACTTTCCACGCCGCGTCATTCCGATGCTGCCGGAGAAATTGTCCAATGGCTTGTGCTCGCTGAACCCTGAAGTCGAGCGACTTTGCATGGTGTGCGATATGTTTGTCACCGAAGACGGCGAGGTGGATGCTTACCAGTTCTATCCCGCCGTGATGTGGAGCCACGCAAGGTTCACCTACACAGAGGTGGCCGCCATTCTCGGCAACACGCGTGGTCCTGAAGCAAGCAAACGCAAGGAGCGAGTGCAAGATCTGTTGAACTTGCATGGTGTCTACCAGGCATTGCTCAAGTCCCGCCACAAACGGGGCGCTGTGGATTTTGAGACCACCGAGACGCAGATTGTTTGTGATGAAAACGGGCGCATTGAGAAAATCGTTCCCCGTACCCGCAACACGGCGCACCGGTTGATTGAAGAGGCCATGTTGGCTGCGAACGTCTGCAGTGCAGACTTCATTGCCCAGAACAAACACCAAGGCCTCTTCCGCGTGCACGAAGGTCCTACGCCTGAAAAGCAGGAGACGCTTCGCAATTACCTGAAGGCGAGCGGCATCGGCATGTCAATCAGCGATAAGCCTGCCCCTGGCGAGTTTCAAGCGATCGCCGAAGCCACCAAAGACCGGCCGGATGCGCAGCAGATCCACTCGATGCTCTTGCGCTCCATGTCGCAGGCGATTTATACGCCTATCAACAGCGGCCACTTTGGTTTGGCGTTTGATGCCTACACCCACTTCACCAGCCCGATCCGGCGCTATCCGGATTTGCTGGTACACCGTGTGATCAAAGCGATCCTCGCCAAGAGCAAATACCAGTTGCCAACGTTGCCGACGCCGGGTGAGGCACACGCCAAGCTCGCCCGACGCCTGGAGAAGAATCTGGCGTCGCGGGTGGCCAATCCGGAAACCAAACCCAAAAAACTCAATGCGGAAGGCACTGCCTGGCAGGCGGCCGGTTTGCACTGCAGTGCGAACGAGCGCCGCGCTGACGAAGCCAGCCGCGATGTGGAGGCATGGCTCAAATGCAAGTACATGCGCGAGCACTTGGGCGAAGAGTATTCGGGTGTCGTGTCCTCAGCGACAAGCTTCGGACTGTTCGTGACCTTGGACGCCATGTACGTGGAGGGCCTTGTTCATATCACTGAGCTGGGAGGCGAGTACTTCCGGTTCGACGAAGCCCGCCAGGAGCTGAGAGGTGAGCGCACAGGTATCCGCTACGCGATCGGTACACGGGTCCGCATCCAAGTGAGCCGAGTGGACCTCGATGGGCGGAAGATCGATTTCCGTTTGGTGCAAGAAGGGGCGGGATCCATTCCCAGACTGCCTCCTGAAAAGGGCGTCGGCCGCGACATCAAGCCGGGTCGCGCTGACTTCGCGGGGCGTTCAGA
This window encodes:
- a CDS encoding DMT family transporter; the encoded protein is MIAGLAAGALWGLVFVAPAMAPGLSPVDLTAGRFVVFGLTSLCMIGFGRLNGSSRLPSLKQAGTALLLSVLGFSGYYLLLVYAIRDAGVEVPTMIIGTIPVWVMLLGKPVGLRWRSLIPGLLLTLAGVTTMMAAESSGSDIQMHGWIFWRGVLYGLSAMVLWVAFAIINSAWLKQHTNVNLRDWTSWMGINAGLAAWLLWVALGTPAEDLLAHADVARAAMVCIATGIGSAWIAAVLWNFASRRLSASLCGQLIVSETLFALVYAFLVHGDWPSALQWLASAIFILGMVSSIRAHR
- the rimO gene encoding 30S ribosomal protein S12 methylthiotransferase RimO, yielding MTDILTPTQTAQAAPKVGFVSLGCPKALTDSELILTQLSAEGYQTSKTFQGADLVIVNTCGFIDDAVKESLDTIGEALAENGRVIVTGCLGAKTTDGGENMVRQMHPKVLAVTGPHATQEVMDAVHLNLPKPHDPFLDLVPQSFGVAGVKLTPRHYAYLKISEGCNHRCTFCIIPSMRGDLVSRPIGDVLSEARALFEGGVKELLVISQDTSAYGVDVKYRTGFWDGKPVKTRMLELVQALGDIAEPYGAWVRLHYVYPYPSVDEIVPLMATGRVLPYLDVPLQHSHPDVLRRMKRPASGEKNLERLQQWREACPELVVRSTFIAGFPGETEEEFEHLLDFVREAQIDRAGCFAYSAVNGATANDLPGMLPVEVREERRARFMQVAEEVSAARLQRRVGSVMQVLVDSAPALGRKGGVGRSYADAPEIDGVVRLLPPEKISKTLKVGEFTRARIVSAQGHDLVALPI
- a CDS encoding electron transfer flavoprotein-ubiquinone oxidoreductase, yielding MTNQEILAQFGPRESMEYDVVVVGGGPGGLATAIRLKQLAAEKGTDVSVVVLEKGSEPGAHILSGAIMDPKALTELIPDWKALGAPLNQPVTDDAYIFLSEKSGFRVPNMVLPPFAHNDGNYIISLGAVTKWLAEQAESLGVEIFPGFTAAEVLYNDDGSVKGVATGNMGVGKDGEPMESFQLGMELLGKYTVFAEGARGHLGKQLIAKYKLDEGRDPQSFGIGIKELWEIDPSRHKPGFVMHTAGWPMESDTYGGAFLYHLEGNKVALGFVTGLGYSNPYLSPFEEFQRWKTHPNVRYYFENDKGEITGKRLSYGARAINASGINALPKTVFPGGCLVGCNAGYLNVGRIKGSHAAIKTGMLAAEAAYDAVVGGRQHDELIAYPEAFDKSWLHTELNKDRNFKNWFKYGLTTATLMNGFEQFVLRGHIPWTLRRDKPDHAYLKPAAECKPIVYPKPDGKLTFDRLSSVFISNTNHEEQQPAHLTLKDASVPVNINLAKYAGPEARYCPAGVYEFVKNEDNTDRLQINAQNCVHCKTCDIKDPTQNIVWVTPEGGGGPNYAGM
- the rnr gene encoding ribonuclease R; protein product: MLEEVEGIVQGHRDGHGFVSRDDGAPDIYLPPNEMRAVLHKDRVKVRIVRSDRKGRPEGRVVEITERSKQPIIGRLLQESGVWLVAPEDKRYGQDVLIPKGATSVAKPGQVVVVELIEPPALFGQPVGRIKEVLGEVDDPGMEIEIAVRKYSVPHEFSDACVALARTLPDKVRPQDKLHRIDLTDIPLVTIDGEDARDFDDAVYCEPASKGRGKTALKGWRLLVAIADVSHYVETGNAIDVDAYDRATSVYFPRRVIPMLPEKLSNGLCSLNPEVERLCMVCDMFVTEDGEVDAYQFYPAVMWSHARFTYTEVAAILGNTRGPEASKRKERVQDLLNLHGVYQALLKSRHKRGAVDFETTETQIVCDENGRIEKIVPRTRNTAHRLIEEAMLAANVCSADFIAQNKHQGLFRVHEGPTPEKQETLRNYLKASGIGMSISDKPAPGEFQAIAEATKDRPDAQQIHSMLLRSMSQAIYTPINSGHFGLAFDAYTHFTSPIRRYPDLLVHRVIKAILAKSKYQLPTLPTPGEAHAKLARRLEKNLASRVANPETKPKKLNAEGTAWQAAGLHCSANERRADEASRDVEAWLKCKYMREHLGEEYSGVVSSATSFGLFVTLDAMYVEGLVHITELGGEYFRFDEARQELRGERTGIRYAIGTRVRIQVSRVDLDGRKIDFRLVQEGAGSIPRLPPEKGVGRDIKPGRADFAGRSDSDAGAGVAFKGKVRQQRSAAKSSRSSRGVEKVSPSTKKTTKKRR
- the phaR gene encoding polyhydroxyalkanoate synthesis repressor PhaR, encoding MQKNSTKDPKSSQRVIKKYPNRRLYDTDTSTYITLAEIKQLVMDSEAFMVVDAKTGDDLTRSILLQIILEEEANGSPMFTTPVLSSIIRFYGHAMQGFMGGYLEKNMQALMEMQAPMVQGVMGNNMFQQMQEQMQKQTEQFLGTFGLKR
- a CDS encoding 3-hydroxyacyl-CoA dehydrogenase → MDIAGKVFIVTGGASGLGEGTARMLTSKGGKVVIADMQVEKGEAIANELGGAFVKCDVSNEADGQAVVAKALSLGKLMGLVNCAGIAPAEKTVGKNGAHALASFSKTITVNLIGSFNMIRLAADAMSKNDPESTGERGVMISTASVAAYDGQIGQAAYSASKGGVVGMTLPIARDLARNGIRNMTIAPGIFGTPMLFSMPQEVQDSLAAGVPFPSRLGTPQDYAKLAIHIFENDMLNGEVIRLDGAIRLAPK
- a CDS encoding SDR family oxidoreductase; protein product: MAYSIDLSGRIAFITGASGGLGAQFARTLSAAGAAVVLASRRIDKLKDLRAEIEGQGGDAHVIELDVTDHDSIKSAVAHAETEVGSIDILINNSGVSTTQRLQDVSPEDYDFMFDTNVKGAFFVAQEVGKRMLARAKGAAPGSYTGGRIINIASMAGLRVLPQIGVYCMSKAAVIQMTKAQALEWGKFGINVNALCPGYIDTEINHHHWQTEGGQKLVQMLPRKRIGHPTDLDAMLVTLCSDQSHFINGAVIAADDGFGI